One part of the Paraglaciecola sp. L3A3 genome encodes these proteins:
- the ruvA gene encoding Holliday junction branch migration protein RuvA, translating into MIGNIRGILLEKQPPEVLIEAGGVGYEVQVPMTSFYELPEVGQEANLCIHFVVREDAQLLFGFANKKERAVFRELIKASGVGPKLALTILSGMNAQQFMQCVSMEDVTGLTKLPGVGKKTAERLVIEMRDRLSKLAKEQGYADTVHLSADLPIENTFVQRTDAKEEALSALLALGYKPPQASKVINSVYTEGVSSEALIREALRAMA; encoded by the coding sequence ATGATAGGTAATATTCGTGGCATTTTATTAGAAAAACAACCACCTGAAGTGTTAATTGAAGCGGGCGGAGTCGGTTACGAAGTACAAGTACCTATGACCAGTTTTTATGAATTACCTGAAGTGGGCCAAGAAGCAAATTTATGTATTCATTTTGTGGTGCGAGAAGACGCTCAACTGTTATTTGGTTTTGCCAATAAAAAAGAACGGGCTGTATTTCGCGAGCTAATTAAAGCCAGTGGAGTTGGGCCAAAGTTAGCACTAACTATTCTTTCAGGAATGAACGCCCAACAGTTTATGCAGTGTGTCAGCATGGAAGATGTGACAGGTTTAACTAAATTGCCTGGGGTCGGTAAAAAAACTGCAGAACGTTTAGTCATTGAAATGCGTGATCGATTGAGTAAGTTAGCCAAAGAGCAGGGTTATGCCGACACTGTGCATCTTAGTGCTGATTTACCCATAGAAAACACCTTTGTTCAACGTACAGATGCCAAAGAAGAAGCGCTCAGTGCGCTGTTAGCTTTAGGTTATAAACCACCACAAGCCAGTAAAGTAATAAACTCTGTGTATACAGAAGGTGTCAGTAGTGAAGCGTTAATACGTGAAGCGCTTAGGGCGATGGCATAA
- the tolR gene encoding protein TolR, producing the protein MNTYQRKRRRPVSEINVVPYIDVMLVLLIIFMVTAPLVTQGVKVDLPKAEAQALDEEAKPPLVATVDAQGQYYLNVGDTQDEAMSAVDLATLVATHLQREPETPVVVKGDGAVAYSQVVDLMVLLQRAGAPSVGLMTSPPEN; encoded by the coding sequence ATGAATACGTACCAAAGAAAACGCCGTCGTCCGGTTTCTGAAATTAATGTGGTGCCATACATCGATGTGATGTTGGTGTTGTTGATCATCTTTATGGTAACTGCGCCCCTCGTCACCCAAGGGGTAAAAGTAGACCTACCTAAAGCAGAAGCTCAAGCCTTAGATGAAGAAGCCAAACCGCCCTTAGTGGCCACAGTGGATGCACAAGGTCAGTATTATTTAAACGTAGGTGATACTCAAGATGAAGCTATGTCAGCTGTCGACTTAGCAACCTTGGTGGCGACCCATTTACAACGTGAACCCGAAACACCAGTTGTTGTTAAGGGCGATGGTGCAGTGGCTTACAGTCAAGTGGTAGATCTTATGGTGCTGTTGCAACGAGCGGGTGCGCCGTCTGTTGGTTTAATGACCTCGCCGCCAGAGAATTAG
- the ruvB gene encoding Holliday junction branch migration DNA helicase RuvB yields MIEADRLIQPTASKEDEVIDRAIRPKMLADYTGQDHVCSQMEIFIEAARKRSDALDHLLIFGPPGLGKTTLANIVANEMGVNIKTTSGPVLEKAGDLAALLTNLEENDVLFIDEIHRLSPVVEEILYPAMEDYQLDIMIGEGPAARSIKLELPPFTLIGATTRAGSLTSPLRDRFGIVQRLEFYNIKDLTQIVKRSASYLDLPMDEAGAIEIARRSRGTPRISNRLLRRVRDFAEVKANGHIDVSVASQALDMLDVDKEGFDYMDRKLLLTIIEKFMGGPVGLDNLAAAIGEERDTIEDVIEPFLIQQGFLQRTPRGRIASQRAFLHFSKDYSPD; encoded by the coding sequence ATGATAGAAGCAGACCGACTGATACAACCCACAGCGAGTAAAGAAGACGAAGTCATTGATCGTGCCATTCGGCCGAAAATGTTAGCCGACTATACCGGGCAAGACCATGTTTGTTCACAAATGGAAATCTTTATTGAAGCGGCCCGAAAACGTAGTGATGCTTTAGATCACCTGCTTATTTTTGGACCTCCCGGTTTAGGTAAAACCACCTTAGCCAATATTGTCGCTAATGAAATGGGTGTTAACATCAAAACCACTTCTGGGCCTGTGCTAGAAAAAGCCGGAGATCTCGCTGCATTATTGACAAACCTAGAAGAAAACGACGTATTATTTATTGATGAAATCCATCGCCTCAGTCCAGTGGTAGAAGAAATTTTGTATCCGGCTATGGAAGATTATCAGCTAGATATTATGATAGGTGAGGGGCCAGCTGCTCGATCGATTAAATTAGAATTACCGCCTTTTACTTTGATTGGTGCCACGACCCGAGCGGGATCATTAACGTCACCGCTGCGTGATCGTTTTGGCATAGTGCAACGTCTCGAATTTTACAATATCAAAGACCTCACCCAAATTGTTAAACGTTCAGCTAGTTATTTAGACTTACCTATGGACGAAGCCGGCGCCATTGAAATCGCTCGTCGATCTCGAGGGACACCCAGGATCAGTAATCGATTATTACGTCGGGTTCGCGATTTTGCTGAAGTCAAAGCTAATGGTCATATCGATGTGAGTGTAGCGAGTCAGGCACTGGATATGCTAGATGTAGACAAAGAAGGTTTTGACTATATGGACCGTAAACTTTTATTAACTATTATTGAAAAATTTATGGGTGGCCCAGTGGGTTTAGATAACTTAGCTGCTGCTATAGGTGAAGAACGCGACACAATAGAAGATGTAATTGAACCGTTTTTGATCCAACAAGGATTTTTACAACGTACTCCAAGAGGGCGTATTGCTTCGCAACGAGCTTTCTTGCACTTCAGCAAAGATTATTCGCCGGATTAA
- the tolQ gene encoding protein TolQ codes for MSSELSFVDLILEASFLVQLVMLILLAASVTSWAFIFERTKVLRSANAEMKKFEDKFWSGVDLNKFFQELAARQSVQGMASVFCAGFKEFVRLRKSTSTPVEAIVDGTSRAMRVSLSREIDKLENRLPFLATTGSISPYIGLFGTVWGIMNSFVALGGQQQATLAMVAPGIAEALIATAMGLFAAIPAVIAYNRFSHQVEKLENSYGNFMEEFSSILHRQALAASAEKNSAQKAG; via the coding sequence GTGTCATCTGAGTTATCTTTCGTAGATTTGATATTAGAAGCCAGTTTTTTGGTGCAACTTGTTATGTTGATCCTATTGGCGGCCTCTGTTACATCTTGGGCATTTATTTTTGAACGCACTAAGGTGCTGAGATCAGCCAATGCTGAAATGAAAAAGTTTGAAGATAAGTTTTGGTCTGGTGTCGATCTCAATAAGTTCTTCCAAGAATTAGCGGCTAGGCAATCAGTGCAAGGTATGGCAAGTGTGTTCTGTGCGGGTTTTAAAGAGTTTGTACGTTTACGCAAGAGTACATCAACGCCAGTTGAAGCCATAGTTGACGGCACATCAAGAGCCATGCGTGTCTCTTTGTCTCGTGAAATCGACAAATTAGAGAATCGTCTACCCTTTTTAGCCACAACGGGCTCAATCAGCCCTTACATTGGTTTGTTTGGTACGGTATGGGGCATTATGAATTCTTTTGTGGCTTTGGGTGGTCAGCAACAAGCCACTCTAGCTATGGTTGCGCCTGGTATCGCTGAAGCATTAATTGCCACAGCAATGGGCTTATTTGCGGCTATCCCAGCGGTTATCGCTTACAACCGTTTCAGCCATCAAGTTGAAAAATTAGAAAACAGTTATGGTAATTTTATGGAGGAATTTTCTAGCATCCTACATAGACAAGCTTTAGCTGCCAGTGCCGAGAAAAATTCAGCTCAGAAAGCTGGGTAG
- the ruvC gene encoding crossover junction endodeoxyribonuclease RuvC, translating to MAIILGIDPGSRITGYGVIKKVGSNSEYLGSGCIRMQGTELAPRLKQIFDGVREIILQFQPNEFAIEQVFMAKNPDSALKLGQARGAAIVAATTFDLPVAEYSARQIKQSVVGKGSADKSQVQHMVTYLLKLGSTPQADAADALAVALCHTHTQHSLIKMSGQATKTVRGRLR from the coding sequence ATGGCAATTATTTTAGGTATCGACCCAGGCTCACGTATCACTGGATACGGCGTGATTAAAAAAGTCGGTAGCAATTCAGAATACCTAGGCAGTGGTTGTATTCGAATGCAAGGCACTGAATTAGCCCCCAGGTTGAAACAAATCTTTGATGGCGTTCGAGAAATCATCTTGCAATTTCAACCTAATGAATTTGCGATCGAACAAGTGTTTATGGCAAAAAATCCTGACTCTGCCCTTAAGTTAGGTCAAGCCAGAGGTGCTGCGATTGTCGCCGCCACTACATTTGATTTACCTGTGGCTGAATATTCAGCCAGACAAATTAAACAATCGGTAGTAGGCAAGGGCAGCGCTGATAAATCCCAAGTACAACATATGGTGACTTACTTATTAAAGTTGGGCTCAACGCCGCAAGCAGATGCTGCTGATGCATTAGCTGTGGCCTTATGCCATACCCATACCCAGCACAGCCTAATTAAAATGTCTGGTCAAGCAACCAAAACGGTTCGTGGTAGACTCAGGTAA
- the tolA gene encoding cell envelope integrity protein TolA — protein sequence MSKLSIALTTSFVLHLLVIIGLLVSGNLSVPKATPDFSNPQPIIEAVVIDGNQLKKLADEKKQKRLAEEQRVKDLERKAIEAENKRKKQQAEALALKKKTEQQIRDKKKAEQAAAVAREKLKKEKAKAKKLEAERKQKELAKKKADDLAKKAKEKREREEKARQEAERKKREAAEKAEQDAALQEQLQQEQAARQQRRNKQVLTEVQKYQSLIKQTIQRNLIVDNAMKGKSCRLNLRLASNGLVIQVKEMGGDPILCRAAKAAVFKADTLPVSKEADVFEKLRDINLTVEPEL from the coding sequence ATGTCTAAGTTGTCAATTGCCTTAACTACTTCATTTGTTTTGCACCTACTAGTGATAATAGGTTTACTTGTGAGTGGTAATTTGTCTGTGCCTAAAGCAACGCCTGATTTTTCTAATCCCCAGCCTATCATTGAGGCTGTGGTGATAGATGGTAATCAGTTAAAAAAATTAGCCGACGAAAAAAAGCAAAAACGTTTAGCTGAAGAACAAAGAGTTAAAGATTTAGAGCGTAAAGCGATCGAAGCCGAAAATAAGCGCAAAAAACAACAAGCTGAAGCGCTTGCCCTGAAAAAGAAAACAGAACAACAAATTCGAGATAAGAAAAAGGCCGAACAGGCCGCGGCGGTAGCCAGAGAAAAATTAAAGAAAGAAAAAGCCAAAGCTAAAAAGCTTGAAGCAGAACGTAAACAAAAAGAACTCGCTAAGAAAAAAGCCGATGACTTGGCTAAAAAAGCTAAAGAAAAACGTGAGCGAGAAGAAAAGGCCCGCCAAGAAGCCGAGCGCAAAAAACGTGAAGCAGCTGAAAAAGCCGAGCAAGATGCGGCCTTGCAAGAACAATTACAACAAGAACAAGCTGCACGTCAGCAAAGAAGAAATAAACAAGTATTAACCGAAGTACAAAAATACCAGTCATTAATTAAACAAACGATTCAACGAAATCTAATCGTAGATAATGCAATGAAAGGTAAATCTTGTCGTTTAAATCTTCGATTGGCTTCAAATGGATTAGTGATCCAAGTGAAGGAAATGGGCGGCGACCCAATTTTATGTCGTGCTGCCAAAGCGGCTGTGTTTAAAGCTGATACTTTACCCGTTTCTAAAGAAGCGGATGTGTTTGAAAAATTACGTGATATTAATCTAACTGTTGAGCCTGAATTATAA
- the ybgC gene encoding tol-pal system-associated acyl-CoA thioesterase codes for MMQHTHNIRVYYEDTDAGGIVYYANYLKFFERARTEWLRSMGTQQDILLEHSVGFVVKRVEMDNHAPARFNQLLSIQSEIVELKRASLVFKQIIISPDEQCLVSALIRVACVNLSTMKPQAIPENILGEFTRVI; via the coding sequence ATGATGCAACATACCCACAATATACGTGTTTATTATGAAGACACAGATGCAGGCGGCATTGTTTATTATGCTAATTATCTGAAGTTTTTTGAACGAGCAAGAACTGAGTGGTTAAGAAGTATGGGCACCCAACAGGATATTTTATTGGAACATTCTGTGGGTTTTGTCGTCAAACGTGTGGAAATGGATAATCATGCGCCTGCACGCTTTAATCAACTATTGAGTATTCAATCCGAAATAGTAGAATTAAAGCGCGCCAGCTTGGTGTTCAAACAAATAATAATAAGCCCAGACGAACAATGTTTGGTTAGTGCGTTAATTAGAGTCGCTTGTGTCAATCTTTCAACTATGAAACCGCAAGCTATTCCTGAAAATATTTTAGGGGAATTTACACGTGTCATCTGA